In the genome of Paracoccus tegillarcae, one region contains:
- the rsgA gene encoding ribosome small subunit-dependent GTPase A produces MRVAKVHRDRLIAESVFGPVRLNLPNGASTADYAVGDWMLVEPDTRMPVRRLDRKTILQRRTEGGRAPQLIAANVDTLFIVSSCNDDLNPARLERYLALANEAGTTPVIVLTKADQVADVAHWRDQVAGLQRGLQVVTLNAKAPDAALALARWCAAGQTVALVGSSGVGKSSLLNTLAGKSPEEAQLTGSIRVADGKGRHTTTSRSLHRIIGGGLAIDTPGIRTLHASDISAGLDQLFAEIIELAPGCRFRDCTHAHEPGCAVQAAVAAGKLDQARVERWRKLLDENRSNTPVQSGPRGNKTTKAPGRRY; encoded by the coding sequence ATGCGTGTCGCGAAAGTCCATCGGGATAGATTGATCGCGGAGTCCGTGTTCGGTCCCGTACGGCTGAACCTTCCCAATGGCGCCAGTACGGCAGATTACGCCGTGGGCGACTGGATGCTGGTGGAGCCCGACACCCGCATGCCTGTGCGTAGACTGGACCGAAAGACGATACTGCAACGGCGCACCGAAGGCGGGCGGGCGCCGCAACTGATCGCGGCAAACGTCGACACGCTCTTCATCGTCTCGTCCTGCAATGACGACCTGAACCCCGCGCGGCTGGAGCGCTATCTGGCCCTTGCCAATGAGGCCGGGACGACCCCGGTAATTGTCCTGACCAAGGCGGATCAAGTGGCGGATGTCGCGCATTGGCGCGATCAGGTAGCCGGTCTGCAGCGCGGACTGCAGGTCGTCACGCTGAATGCAAAGGCACCGGATGCAGCACTGGCCCTGGCCCGTTGGTGCGCGGCCGGCCAGACTGTCGCCCTTGTCGGTTCCTCCGGGGTGGGGAAATCCTCGCTGCTGAATACGCTTGCCGGAAAGTCGCCGGAGGAGGCACAACTGACGGGCAGCATCCGCGTAGCCGATGGCAAGGGGCGTCACACCACGACATCCCGCTCGCTGCATCGAATTATCGGAGGCGGCCTGGCGATCGACACACCCGGCATCCGGACGCTGCACGCCAGCGACATTTCAGCCGGGCTGGATCAACTGTTCGCCGAGATCATTGAACTTGCGCCCGGGTGCCGCTTCAGGGACTGTACCCACGCCCATGAGCCAGGATGTGCGGTCCAGGCGGCCGTTGCGGCCGGAAAGCTTGACCAGGCGCGTGTTGAACGGTGGCGCAAACTTCTGGACGAGAACCGAAGCAATACCCCTGTCCAGTCGGGTCCGCGCGGGAACAAGACGACAAAAGCCCCCGGTCGACGATACTGA
- a CDS encoding alpha/beta fold hydrolase produces MGYVTTDDGVEIYYKDWGPKDAPVIFFHHGWPLSADDWDAQVMFFLGEGFRVVASDRRGHGRSSQVWDGHDMDHYADDTAAVVKHLGIQGATHVGHSTGGGVVVRYITRHPEDKVAGGVLISAVPPLMVKTDDNPDGIDKSVFDDFQANTKANRAQFFHDVPAGPFYNYDQDGVEASEPIIENWWRQGMMGSAKAHYDGIVAFSQTDFRDEMKTIEAPMLVLHGEHDQVVPFEISGKKSAEILPNATLISYPGFPHGMPTTEADTVNKDLLAWLRR; encoded by the coding sequence ATGGGTTATGTAACGACTGATGATGGCGTTGAAATCTACTACAAGGACTGGGGGCCAAAGGACGCACCGGTCATCTTCTTCCATCACGGTTGGCCGCTGAGCGCCGATGATTGGGATGCGCAGGTGATGTTCTTCCTGGGCGAGGGATTCCGGGTCGTTGCCTCTGACCGCCGTGGCCATGGCCGGTCGTCGCAGGTCTGGGACGGTCACGACATGGATCACTATGCCGATGATACGGCAGCTGTGGTCAAACATCTGGGAATCCAGGGTGCGACCCATGTCGGCCATTCGACCGGCGGCGGTGTTGTGGTGCGCTATATCACGCGCCACCCCGAAGATAAGGTTGCGGGCGGTGTTCTGATCAGCGCGGTTCCGCCCTTGATGGTGAAGACTGACGACAACCCGGACGGGATCGACAAATCGGTGTTCGACGATTTCCAGGCCAACACCAAGGCCAACCGCGCGCAGTTCTTCCATGATGTTCCGGCCGGTCCGTTCTACAATTACGATCAGGACGGCGTCGAGGCATCCGAGCCGATTATCGAGAACTGGTGGCGCCAGGGTATGATGGGCAGCGCCAAGGCCCATTACGACGGCATCGTTGCCTTCTCGCAGACCGATTTCCGCGACGAGATGAAAACCATCGAGGCGCCGATGCTGGTCCTTCACGGTGAGCATGATCAGGTGGTGCCGTTCGAAATCTCGGGCAAGAAATCTGCGGAAATCCTGCCGAACGCCACGCTGATTTCGTATCCGGGCTTCCCGCATGGCATGCCAACGACCGAGGCCGATACGGTCAACAAGGATCTGCTGGCCTGGCTGCGTCGCTGA
- a CDS encoding NAD(P)H-quinone oxidoreductase → MPEPQDHTMICVAISDPGPPSVLVPETRDLPEPGPGDVIIRVVAAGVNYPDVLQRQGRYAVPPGASDLPGLEVAGTIAAVGSDVQHLKVGDAVCALTPGGGYAEYCRTPAQQCLPIPQNVTMTEAATLPEVYFTIWFNLAIQGDLLNARRLLIHGGSGGIGSAAIQLGSALGIEVFTTVSNEQDRAYCRDLGAAVVINYREEDFVEVVKQRTGGEGVDLVLDIVGGDYIQRNIDCLAQKGRLVNLYYLQGSKVGIDMMPVLVKNLILTGSLLRPQPLEVKAEIGKGLIETVWPLFAEGSIRSVVSERFPLEDAAGAHQMMESSKHSGKIVLETDYGKSLR, encoded by the coding sequence ATGCCCGAACCGCAAGACCACACGATGATTTGCGTTGCGATCTCTGATCCCGGGCCGCCCTCGGTGCTAGTGCCGGAAACGCGCGATCTGCCCGAACCCGGCCCGGGTGATGTGATCATCCGGGTTGTGGCCGCGGGCGTGAACTATCCCGATGTGCTGCAACGGCAGGGGCGCTATGCCGTGCCGCCTGGGGCCAGCGATCTGCCGGGGTTGGAGGTCGCGGGAACTATCGCCGCAGTGGGTTCTGATGTGCAGCATCTGAAAGTCGGCGACGCGGTCTGCGCACTGACGCCGGGCGGCGGCTATGCCGAATATTGCCGCACCCCGGCCCAGCAATGCCTGCCCATCCCCCAAAATGTCACCATGACCGAGGCCGCCACCCTGCCCGAGGTTTACTTCACCATCTGGTTCAACCTTGCCATTCAGGGCGATCTGCTGAACGCGCGGCGTCTGCTGATCCATGGCGGCAGCGGCGGCATTGGGAGTGCCGCGATCCAGCTTGGCTCGGCCCTTGGGATTGAGGTCTTCACAACCGTATCCAACGAACAGGACCGCGCGTACTGCCGCGACCTTGGCGCCGCTGTCGTGATCAATTACCGCGAAGAGGATTTCGTCGAGGTCGTGAAACAGAGGACCGGCGGCGAGGGCGTCGATCTGGTGCTGGATATCGTCGGCGGCGACTACATCCAGCGCAATATCGACTGTCTTGCGCAGAAGGGGCGGCTGGTAAACCTGTATTACCTGCAAGGCAGCAAGGTCGGCATCGACATGATGCCGGTGCTGGTCAAGAACCTGATCCTGACCGGATCGCTTTTGCGTCCGCAGCCGTTGGAGGTGAAAGCCGAAATCGGCAAGGGGCTGATCGAAACGGTCTGGCCGCTCTTTGCCGAGGGCAGCATCAGATCGGTGGTCAGCGAGCGCTTTCCGCTGGAAGACGCAGCAGGCGCACACCAGATGATGGAATCCAGCAAGCATTCGGGCAAAATCGTGCTGGAAACAGACTATGGCAAAAGCCTGCGATAG
- a CDS encoding TetR/AcrR family transcriptional regulator, giving the protein MLETKGHTADDLCRSMLERHADVISVQKPDVAVKKLKIIIAAALKLSNRKGFQAMSLRDLSKESGVSMGGLYAYFDSKTTLLNMILTEVTDAVDNVLGNPPLEVTQDPIAHLKWLVDAHIRLTEDMLPWFSFAFMEAKNFPAKERDMAVDSEELTESFFAKVTARAIAEERFRPGVTPLLPTLIKPLLQDWYVKRAKFRRRDVTVDTYIAAVQDMVLATCLPLDQLDKTSKG; this is encoded by the coding sequence ATGCTGGAAACAAAAGGACATACCGCCGACGACCTGTGCCGTTCGATGCTGGAACGCCATGCCGATGTGATTTCGGTTCAAAAGCCCGATGTCGCGGTCAAGAAGCTGAAAATCATCATCGCCGCCGCGCTGAAGCTGTCGAATCGCAAGGGGTTTCAGGCCATGTCCCTGCGCGATCTGTCAAAGGAATCGGGCGTGTCGATGGGCGGGCTTTACGCCTATTTCGACAGCAAGACGACGCTTCTGAACATGATCCTGACCGAGGTCACCGACGCGGTCGATAATGTGCTGGGCAACCCGCCGCTTGAGGTGACGCAGGACCCCATCGCCCATCTGAAATGGTTAGTCGACGCCCATATCCGGCTGACCGAGGACATGCTGCCCTGGTTCAGCTTTGCCTTCATGGAGGCAAAGAACTTCCCGGCGAAGGAACGCGACATGGCCGTCGACAGCGAGGAATTGACCGAGTCCTTCTTTGCCAAGGTCACGGCCCGCGCGATTGCCGAAGAACGCTTTCGCCCCGGCGTCACCCCGCTTCTGCCGACGCTGATCAAGCCACTGTTGCAGGACTGGTATGTCAAACGCGCCAAATTCCGCCGCCGCGACGTGACGGTCGATACCTATATCGCGGCTGTACAGGACATGGTGCTGGCCACATGCCTGCCGCTGGATCAGTTGGACAAGACATCGAAAGGCTGA
- a CDS encoding SDR family NAD(P)-dependent oxidoreductase codes for MTDQIDSQTAWPGIRGRRVLVTGASSGLGAHFAQVLAAQGAHVVAAARRIDRVQKLCDGLSAEGYQATPLALDVSSAQTVGDALQDHVFDLVVNNAGVSHSCAALDLDADTLDQVIDTNVKGVFHVARATAAAMKADGRPGSIVNIASILGSRVSGHVAAYAASKGAVLQLTRALALEWARHGIRVNALSPGYIETELNRDFFATDPGQALIRRVPQRRLGQPQDLDGALLLLLSDQGRFITGADIAVDGGHLVSSL; via the coding sequence ATGACCGACCAGATTGACAGCCAGACGGCATGGCCCGGCATCCGGGGTCGCCGTGTTCTTGTGACGGGCGCGTCCTCGGGGTTGGGGGCGCATTTCGCGCAGGTTCTAGCGGCGCAGGGTGCGCATGTCGTTGCGGCGGCGCGGCGGATCGACCGGGTTCAAAAGCTGTGCGACGGGCTCAGCGCCGAAGGTTATCAGGCGACGCCGCTGGCGCTGGATGTCAGTTCGGCGCAGACGGTCGGGGACGCCTTGCAGGATCATGTCTTTGATCTGGTCGTCAACAATGCCGGCGTCTCGCATTCCTGTGCCGCGCTGGATCTGGATGCCGACACGCTGGATCAGGTGATCGACACCAATGTGAAGGGCGTTTTCCACGTCGCCCGCGCGACGGCGGCCGCGATGAAGGCCGATGGGCGCCCCGGTTCCATCGTCAACATCGCGTCGATCCTTGGCTCGCGGGTGTCGGGTCATGTGGCGGCCTATGCGGCCTCGAAAGGCGCGGTGCTGCAACTGACCCGCGCGCTCGCGCTGGAATGGGCGCGGCACGGCATCCGCGTCAACGCGCTGAGCCCCGGTTATATCGAGACCGAGCTGAACCGCGATTTCTTCGCCACCGATCCGGGGCAGGCGCTGATCCGCCGCGTGCCGCAGCGCCGGCTTGGCCAGCCGCAGGATCTGGATGGGGCGCTTCTGCTTCTGCTGTCCGATCAGGGCCGTTTCATCACCGGGGCCGATATCGCCGTCGATGGCGGCCACCTGGTCTCATCGCTGTAA
- a CDS encoding acyl-CoA dehydrogenase family protein: MEFTISPKVEDYRARIADFVDAHILPVEADRSQWDEHNNIGRPALTALREKARDQGLWCLQLGKDTGGQGLNKVGMAVCYEEMNRSIFGPVVFNSAAPDDGNMMVLEKAATEAQKDRWLAPIVSGQVSSAFAMTEPAPGGGSDPGMMRTTAEKRGDTYTLNGRKWFITGAEDASHFIVMARTSDDPRKGLTAFLHHRDEPGWRIERRIPIMGPEEHGGHCEIVYDGMELTADRILLGEGEGLKLTQMRLGPARLTHCMRWLGLAKRCTEIARDYADNRMGFGIRLADRESTQIKMGDLAMGIEIGRLLVMKAAWTLDQGDFARKEVSMAKIHVANLLHKAADTAIQINGARGYSTDTVLEWIYRYARQARLVDGADEVHQMVLNRLLSAAPDSFWKWPVATD, from the coding sequence ATGGAATTCACCATTTCCCCAAAGGTTGAGGATTACCGCGCCCGCATCGCCGATTTCGTCGACGCCCATATCCTGCCGGTCGAGGCGGATCGCAGCCAATGGGACGAACACAACAATATCGGCCGGCCCGCGCTGACCGCGCTGCGCGAAAAGGCGCGCGATCAGGGCCTGTGGTGTCTGCAACTTGGCAAAGACACCGGCGGTCAGGGTCTTAACAAGGTCGGCATGGCCGTCTGTTACGAGGAAATGAACCGCTCGATCTTTGGGCCGGTGGTGTTCAATTCGGCGGCGCCGGATGACGGCAATATGATGGTGCTGGAAAAAGCCGCGACCGAGGCGCAGAAGGACCGCTGGCTGGCGCCCATCGTCTCGGGTCAGGTCAGTTCGGCCTTTGCCATGACTGAACCCGCGCCTGGCGGCGGATCCGACCCCGGCATGATGCGCACCACCGCTGAAAAGCGCGGCGATACATATACCCTGAACGGCCGGAAATGGTTCATCACCGGGGCCGAGGATGCCAGCCATTTCATCGTCATGGCCCGCACCTCGGACGATCCGAGGAAGGGGCTGACGGCCTTTTTGCATCACCGCGATGAACCCGGCTGGCGGATCGAACGCCGCATTCCCATCATGGGCCCCGAGGAACATGGCGGCCATTGCGAGATCGTCTATGACGGCATGGAACTGACCGCCGACCGCATCCTTCTGGGCGAAGGTGAGGGGCTGAAACTGACCCAGATGCGGCTTGGACCGGCGCGGCTGACCCATTGCATGCGCTGGCTGGGTCTGGCCAAGCGCTGCACCGAAATCGCGCGCGATTATGCCGATAACCGCATGGGCTTCGGCATCCGTTTGGCCGACCGCGAAAGCACCCAGATCAAGATGGGCGATCTGGCCATGGGGATCGAGATCGGCCGCCTTTTGGTCATGAAGGCCGCTTGGACGCTGGATCAGGGCGATTTCGCCCGCAAAGAGGTCTCAATGGCGAAAATTCACGTCGCCAACCTGCTGCACAAGGCAGCAGACACCGCCATCCAGATCAACGGCGCGCGCGGCTATTCCACCGATACGGTGCTGGAATGGATCTATCGCTATGCCCGGCAGGCAAGGCTGGTCGATGGCGCCGACGAGGTGCACCAGATGGTCCTGAACCGCTTGTTGTCCGCCGCGCCCGACAGCTTCTGGAAATGGCCGGTCGCAACCGACTGA
- a CDS encoding AMP-binding protein: protein MFEEPYLAPCATNYQQLTPLNFLRRALQVHADQPAVIWRDLTLTYTEFGTLVRRMAHWLKSQGISRGDVVSQVLGNRPELLAAHFAVPGIGAVLNTVNTRLNADEIAYILDHAQSRLLIGDASTQAAVDNTATPTVALCSAPGAGDGLDLFAGGLAEADLDDAPATETAAISLNYTSGTTGKPKGVVYTHRGAYLNALGNVVALGFDDRTRYLWTLPMFHCNGWTHTWAVTAAGGTHVCLDAIVPQTMVDLITVHSITHMCCAPVVLYMLLEHMTDPAGQRVKVGTGGAAPTPALIARMEELGFEIVHLYGLTESYGPVTLNDPVFESGTDLQQRAKRLARQGLRHQTTGGVFVLDDAGVNVPADGETVGEIALCGNTLMAGYYRDPEATAEALGSGVFRTGDLAVLHPDGEIQIQDRAKDIIISGGENFSSLEVEAVLHQHPDILLAAVVAAPDPKWGETAWAFIEVKSGCDTDPQALEQFCRAQLAGFKRPRKFILGPLPKTATGKVQKFALRQKAKEMTDEQ from the coding sequence ATGTTCGAAGAACCCTATCTGGCACCCTGTGCCACGAATTATCAACAACTGACACCACTGAATTTCCTGCGCCGCGCATTGCAGGTTCATGCCGACCAGCCCGCCGTCATCTGGCGCGACCTGACCCTGACCTACACGGAATTCGGCACGCTGGTGCGCCGTATGGCCCATTGGTTGAAATCGCAGGGCATCAGTAGGGGCGATGTCGTTTCGCAGGTCCTTGGCAACCGTCCCGAACTGCTGGCCGCGCATTTCGCCGTGCCGGGCATCGGCGCCGTGCTGAACACCGTAAACACCCGGCTGAACGCCGATGAGATCGCGTATATCCTTGATCACGCGCAAAGCCGGCTGCTGATCGGCGATGCCTCCACGCAGGCGGCTGTGGACAACACTGCGACGCCGACCGTGGCGCTGTGTTCCGCGCCCGGTGCAGGCGACGGGCTGGACCTGTTCGCGGGCGGTCTGGCCGAGGCCGATCTGGACGATGCCCCCGCAACGGAAACCGCCGCCATTTCGCTGAATTATACCTCGGGCACCACCGGCAAGCCAAAGGGTGTCGTCTATACCCATCGTGGGGCCTATCTGAACGCGCTTGGCAATGTCGTGGCGCTTGGGTTCGACGACCGGACCCGGTATCTTTGGACGCTGCCGATGTTTCACTGCAACGGCTGGACGCATACATGGGCGGTCACGGCGGCGGGCGGGACGCATGTCTGTCTGGACGCGATCGTCCCGCAGACGATGGTCGATCTGATTACCGTTCACAGCATCACCCATATGTGCTGTGCGCCGGTCGTTCTGTATATGCTGCTGGAACATATGACCGATCCGGCGGGGCAGCGCGTCAAGGTCGGCACCGGCGGTGCGGCTCCAACACCCGCGCTGATCGCCCGGATGGAAGAGCTGGGTTTCGAGATCGTCCATCTTTACGGCCTGACCGAAAGCTATGGCCCGGTGACACTGAACGATCCGGTCTTTGAATCGGGCACCGATCTGCAGCAGCGCGCGAAACGTCTGGCCCGCCAGGGATTGCGGCATCAGACCACGGGCGGCGTGTTCGTTCTGGACGATGCGGGCGTCAACGTGCCTGCCGACGGCGAAACCGTGGGCGAGATCGCGCTGTGCGGCAATACCCTGATGGCCGGCTATTACCGCGACCCCGAGGCCACGGCCGAGGCACTGGGCAGCGGCGTGTTCCGCACCGGCGATCTGGCCGTTCTGCACCCAGATGGCGAGATCCAGATTCAGGACCGCGCCAAGGATATCATCATCTCGGGCGGCGAGAATTTCTCCAGCCTCGAAGTCGAGGCCGTGCTGCACCAGCATCCCGATATCCTGCTGGCCGCCGTGGTCGCCGCCCCCGATCCCAAATGGGGCGAAACGGCCTGGGCCTTTATCGAGGTCAAATCCGGCTGCGACACCGATCCGCAGGCGCTGGAACAGTTTTGCCGCGCGCAGCTGGCCGGGTTCAAACGCCCCCGCAAATTCATCCTTGGTCCCTTGCCCAAGACCGCGACCGGCAAGGTCCAGAAATTCGCATTGCGCCAAAAGGCGAAGGAGATGACCGATGAGCAGTGA
- a CDS encoding phosphotransferase family protein, protein MSSDLDLAALEAWLTEKLSGKSGLEVSQISGGQSNPTYQVIFGGDRFVLRIKPPGPLLPGAHAIEREYRVMNALGPTDVPVPNVRWLEEDETVLGRPFYVMDWLDGRVFSDCSLEGVSPADRREMYLDTARTLARLHAVRPDQIGLGDYGKPGNYFERQIARWSRQCRESTGTRIPALDTLTEWVADNCPPDDGAVAISHGDFRIGNMMFHPTEPRVVGVLDWELSTLGHPLADLGFCVMPWASAPDEYGGILGTDWAEAGIPTLEEFAAEYQACAINDIPLTTFHRAFALFRFAAIFVGIADRARSGNAASSEAADLAPLAGKFAQRALDIIDQSAHGGAR, encoded by the coding sequence ATGAGCAGTGATCTTGATCTTGCTGCGCTGGAAGCATGGCTGACCGAAAAGCTGTCGGGGAAGTCCGGGCTGGAGGTCTCTCAAATCTCGGGCGGGCAGTCGAACCCGACCTATCAGGTGATCTTCGGCGGCGACCGTTTTGTCCTGCGCATCAAGCCGCCCGGCCCCTTGCTGCCCGGTGCCCATGCGATCGAGCGTGAATACCGCGTCATGAACGCGCTTGGTCCGACCGATGTGCCGGTGCCCAATGTGCGCTGGCTGGAAGAGGACGAAACCGTGTTGGGCCGCCCCTTTTATGTCATGGACTGGCTGGATGGCCGCGTCTTTTCGGATTGCTCGTTGGAAGGCGTCAGCCCGGCTGACCGGCGCGAGATGTATCTGGACACGGCCCGCACGCTGGCGCGACTGCATGCGGTGCGACCTGATCAGATTGGCCTTGGCGATTACGGCAAGCCCGGAAATTACTTTGAACGCCAGATCGCGCGCTGGTCGCGCCAGTGCCGGGAATCGACCGGGACGCGCATCCCCGCGCTGGACACGCTGACCGAATGGGTTGCCGACAATTGCCCGCCCGACGATGGTGCGGTGGCGATCAGCCATGGCGATTTTCGTATCGGCAACATGATGTTCCACCCGACCGAACCGCGCGTTGTCGGTGTGCTGGATTGGGAGTTGTCTACCCTTGGCCATCCGCTGGCCGATCTGGGGTTCTGTGTGATGCCATGGGCCAGCGCGCCCGATGAATATGGCGGCATTCTGGGCACCGATTGGGCCGAAGCCGGCATCCCCACGCTGGAGGAATTCGCCGCCGAATATCAGGCCTGCGCCATCAACGATATTCCGCTGACCACCTTCCACCGCGCCTTTGCCCTGTTCCGCTTTGCCGCGATCTTCGTCGGCATCGCCGACCGCGCCCGCAGCGGCAATGCCGCATCCAGCGAGGCCGCAGATCTTGCGCCGCTGGCGGGCAAATTCGCACAGCGCGCGCTGGATATCATCGACCAGTCCGCACACGGGGGTGCAAGATGA
- a CDS encoding TRAP transporter small permease subunit: MIRRLIRAIDRLNIAIGQGVSFLIWIGIAVLCFEVVARYVFDAPTIWAHGYTQRIFGSYFILIGAYTLVQRDHVRVDILLTPEPSRRNSALDLINYAFLILWGAVLTIEGWRFFLDAWKWAEVDDSALRHAMWPPKLALFIGSLLITLQGVNEAVKSILYLISPKDAEQEAARHDT, from the coding sequence ATGATCCGCCGTTTGATCCGTGCCATCGACCGGCTGAACATCGCCATTGGGCAAGGCGTCAGCTTCCTGATCTGGATCGGCATCGCGGTCCTGTGTTTCGAGGTTGTCGCGCGCTATGTCTTTGATGCCCCCACCATCTGGGCGCATGGCTATACGCAGCGCATCTTCGGCTCTTACTTCATCCTCATCGGTGCCTACACGCTGGTGCAACGCGATCATGTCCGCGTCGACATCCTGCTGACGCCGGAACCCTCGCGCCGCAATTCCGCACTGGATCTGATCAACTATGCCTTTCTGATCCTGTGGGGCGCCGTCCTGACCATCGAAGGCTGGCGCTTTTTCCTTGATGCCTGGAAATGGGCCGAGGTCGATGACAGCGCGCTGCGTCATGCGATGTGGCCGCCGAAACTGGCGCTGTTCATTGGCAGCCTGCTGATCACCCTTCAGGGCGTGAACGAGGCGGTCAAGTCCATCCTCTACCTGATCTCTCCCAAAGATGCCGAACAGGAGGCCGCGCGCCATGACACCTGA
- a CDS encoding TRAP transporter large permease — MTPEILTYGMFGMLLISIICGVSLSFAMGGTAVIFGYLIYGPNGMYSIVSAAFSGMWSILLSAIPLFTFIGVALAKSRIASDLYHAFYLWSGRMPGGLLLGTSGFAATLSAMTGSCAASTITTGMVGIPAMDQRGYDRGFVLGTIGASGTLGILIPPSITLILIGMQTGQSIGRLFLGGMIAGMIVLAAFMIHVWLRSRMNPDLAPTIGETPPMRERLASLKSVILPVLIILSVLVSIFQGIATPTEAAAIGAAAVTLSVALRGELNWTYIKEVSFTTASVTGMVIWIVFGATAFTAIYGSGGGTAFMQQVLSSISSSPWITILLMQLITLILGMFLDPVGIILLVLPIFFPIVVQLGFDPIWFCILFQLNLCIGYVSPPFGYNLFYLKMLSPKTPITQIYGAVLPFLLLMLAVGALLFAFPQLITATTGA; from the coding sequence ATGACACCTGAGATCCTGACCTATGGTATGTTCGGCATGCTTTTGATCTCCATCATCTGCGGCGTGTCACTGTCGTTCGCGATGGGCGGAACGGCGGTCATATTCGGCTATCTGATCTATGGTCCGAACGGGATGTATTCCATCGTTTCGGCGGCGTTCAGCGGCATGTGGTCGATCCTGCTTTCGGCGATCCCGCTCTTCACCTTTATCGGCGTCGCCCTGGCCAAATCGCGCATCGCCAGTGACCTGTATCACGCCTTCTACCTGTGGTCAGGGCGGATGCCGGGCGGGCTGCTGTTGGGCACATCGGGCTTTGCGGCAACCCTGTCGGCGATGACGGGCAGTTGTGCCGCCTCGACCATCACCACGGGCATGGTCGGCATTCCGGCGATGGATCAGCGCGGTTATGATCGCGGGTTCGTTCTGGGCACGATCGGCGCGTCGGGTACGCTTGGTATCCTGATCCCGCCCTCGATCACGCTGATCCTGATCGGGATGCAGACGGGCCAATCCATCGGCCGGCTGTTTCTGGGCGGTATGATCGCAGGGATGATCGTGCTGGCAGCCTTCATGATCCATGTCTGGCTGCGCAGCCGCATGAACCCGGATCTCGCGCCCACCATCGGTGAGACGCCGCCCATGCGCGAACGTCTGGCCTCGCTGAAATCGGTGATCCTGCCGGTGCTGATCATCCTGTCAGTGCTGGTCTCGATCTTTCAGGGCATCGCAACCCCGACCGAGGCGGCGGCCATCGGTGCCGCCGCCGTGACCTTGTCGGTCGCGCTGCGCGGAGAGTTGAACTGGACCTATATCAAAGAGGTCAGCTTCACTACGGCATCCGTCACCGGCATGGTGATCTGGATCGTCTTCGGCGCAACCGCCTTTACCGCCATCTATGGCAGCGGCGGCGGCACTGCCTTCATGCAGCAGGTGTTAAGCAGCATCAGCTCATCGCCCTGGATCACCATCCTGCTGATGCAGTTGATCACGCTGATCCTGGGCATGTTCCTGGACCCGGTGGGGATCATTCTCTTGGTGCTGCCGATCTTTTTTCCGATCGTCGTGCAGCTTGGCTTTGACCCGATCTGGTTCTGCATCCTGTTCCAGCTGAACCTATGCATCGGCTATGTCTCGCCGCCTTTCGGCTACAACCTGTTCTATCTGAAAATGCTCAGCCCCAAGACGCCGATCACCCAGATCTATGGGGCAGTGCTGCCCTTCCTGCTGCTGATGCTGGCTGTCGGCGCGCTGCTGTTTGCCTTTCCGCAACTGATCACGGCCACAACCGGCGCGTGA